In one Paenibacillus sp. JQZ6Y-1 genomic region, the following are encoded:
- a CDS encoding YdcF family protein, whose product MRKSTIFKRWRQGYYAFFQRHPILKWTFRSVLLLIVGSFVLAEMLVLSRFHEEDDVTTDAPYIIILGSGLKGAEITDTLRMRLDAGRSYWQEHRDRKIIVSGGRGKDEDVPEAVAMRDYLLKQGIPQEVILLERRSTSTYENLLFSQQVIKQDGYTDEHAGVVLVTSNYHMYRACWIGKQLGYYPVYARTSEVPWKDLPYNMLREYPALIKALLITG is encoded by the coding sequence GTAAATCAACGATTTTCAAACGCTGGCGGCAGGGATATTATGCCTTTTTTCAGCGTCATCCGATCCTGAAATGGACATTTCGCTCTGTATTGCTGCTTATAGTCGGTTCCTTCGTTTTAGCAGAAATGCTCGTGCTGTCTCGCTTTCACGAAGAAGATGATGTCACAACAGATGCACCTTATATTATCATCCTTGGCTCTGGTCTGAAGGGAGCAGAGATCACGGACACGCTCCGTATGCGATTGGATGCAGGGCGATCCTATTGGCAAGAGCATCGTGACCGCAAAATCATTGTCTCCGGTGGACGGGGAAAGGATGAGGATGTGCCGGAAGCAGTAGCGATGCGGGATTATCTACTGAAGCAGGGCATACCACAAGAGGTTATTTTGCTAGAACGTCGTTCAACCAGTACGTATGAAAATTTACTGTTTTCTCAGCAGGTTATTAAACAGGATGGATACACGGATGAACATGCCGGGGTGGTGCTCGTGACGAGCAATTATCATATGTATCGCGCCTGTTGGATCGGCAAACAGCTAGGATATTACCCGGTGTATGCTCGCACGAGCGAGGTACCGTGGAAGGACTTGCCCTATAACATGCTGCGCGAATATCCGGCACTAATCAAAGCGTTGCTCATAACAGGTTAA